A window of the Linepithema humile isolate Giens D197 chromosome 4, Lhum_UNIL_v1.0, whole genome shotgun sequence genome harbors these coding sequences:
- the LOC105671946 gene encoding uncharacterized protein isoform X1, which yields MSQGNLLQGYNWETQYDDSQVQFSRPIPDDVISVYEVYVKEESGSDSRSGNVPGMPGLGPAVDQPLIQMINRGEGFINENDLRSCKIASKSDCVDLDAAIDSEVINIDGTVTKLLGKDALRYKILEQSASTPDESVVVYSRSVAEGPSSSKTRLIDKDDPRSRLHFVKYLKRDGKTLKIWECGICSKEFRHQYTLMRHLPTHTDERNFKCDTCGKAFRQLSTLSQHKAIHSDARPYVCEFCKKTFNRVSTLISHRKTHSEHKPHKCHVCGKGFHQKGNLRNHVFTHTNERPYKCELCGKGFNQMSNLVCHKVKAHAHTDKSMKYSCGICGKDFPRRFALRSHEEYKHGIKYRSNVQPAVKESNNAKNKNVRIIQLSNGDRNHISVSKEKDYFGSSDLMDSIVIDKIDTKAMEMAMLEGQMPFALYKPAKGIPVLVKISPTASNKHILTPATAEDLRMTGKITLNSIETADVDGNKAVQVKVPVVATVIQNIEADGKSSFVIEPPGAEQEEDDLVTALDSQFSFSELNHNELDRPNGPNSAPTMDDYNELLELAAQGGIQFVRATEDGRYEVMTSNEARDLMAQNSHDVTILDGEQADAINLANIRNNGDVIIGDNDNQIMVLESDQKSNSMSMDGIEILEDKDIRILEGKSFDDRFADGITFLSQTKIDDLLLGPKSLTIDGDSGLAVHDDAMAVPSSQQDLTSILGHSSNLSSSQSSLSSLLMKNHPPLPLLNETLPYLKSSQSFAEDLDILGVSPVEDHHSEYDSKMKLSSVFDDDCDTGLISFGQSDIKMFDSGNQCVKPFNSKLTLPPPRIFPPAMNDVKILGPKNHNHELATSHYQDRVFSPFEQFLKSIQTNGTPNAVDMLEGCKKEVKILGKKLGTGIITTTEEGDVVEVVDDKKFEMGSAVDFCDNVMQQCATVSPQRLHRQPMENAADSFLLQAGSPCGTDFLNFGNRFAGKDMSPDGHLDRTRKEDREDSFAPGEVLDLD from the exons GGGAAACTCAGTACGACGATTCGCAGGTGCAATTTTCTCGTCCCATTCCAGACGATGTTATCAG CGTTTACGAGGTGTACGTGAAAGAAGAATCTGGCTCTGACTCGAGGAGCGGTAATGTACCCGGTATGCCAGGATTAGGACCTGCCGTCGACCAACCATTGATCCAGATGATTAATCGCGGCGAAGGTTTTATCAATGAGAACGATTTGCGATCGTGTAAAATCGCATCCAAAAGCGACTGTGTGGACCTAGATGCAGCCATAGACTCCGAGGTGATCAATATCGACGGCACCGTCACGAAACTCCTCGGCAAGGACGCGTTAAGGTACAAA ATTCTCGAGCAAAGTGCCAGTACGCCAGACGAGAGTGTGGTTGTATATTCACGTTCTGTTGCCGAAGGGCCTTCCTCCTCAAAAACCCGTCTTATCGATAAGGATGATCCGCGATCCAGGTTgcattttgtgaaatatctcAAACGGGACGGGAAAACGCTCAAGATCTGGGAATGCGGCATTT GTTCAAAAGAGTTCCGCCATCAGTACACCTTGATGAGACACTTGCCGACTCACACCGACGAGAGAAACTTTAAATGCGATACTTGTGGCAAGGCTTTCCGCCAGTTGTCAACATTGAGTCAGCATAAGGCTATACACAGCGACGCCAGGCCCTACGTGTGCGAGTTTTGCAAGAAAACGTTTAACAG GGTGTCCACGTTGATTTCCCACCGGAAAACTCATTCCGAACATAAGCCGCACAAGTGTCACGTATGTGGCAAAGGATTTCATCAAAAGG GCAATCTACGTAACCACGTGTTTACGCACACGAACGAACGACCTTACAAGTGCGAGCTCTGCGGCAAGGGCTTCAATCAGATGTCGAATTTGGTCTGTCACAAGGTAAAGGCGCACGCACACACCGATAAGAGTATGAAATACTCGTGCGGAATATGCGGAAAGGACTTTCCGCGCAGATTTGCTTTGCGGTCGCACGAGGAGTACAAGCACGGCATAAAGTATCGAAGCAACGTGCAGCCCGCCGTGAAGGAGTCCAATAATGCCAAAAA CAAGAACGTTAGGATCATACAATTGTCCAATGGCGATCGGAATCACATTAGCGTAAGCAAAGAGAAGGATTATTTCGGCTCG TCGGATTTAATGGATAGTATCGTGATAGATAAGATCGATACGAAAGCGATGGAAATGGCGATGCTCGAAGGCCAGATGCCTTTCGCTCTCTATAAACCCGCGAAAGGTATACCGGTTCTCGTTAAAATTTCGCCCACTGCCAGTAATAAGCAT ATACTCACACCTGCGACTGCCGAGGATTTACGAATGACAGGAAAAATTACTCTAAATTCTATCGAGACTGCAGACGTTGATGGTAATAAGGCGGTTCAGGTAAAAGTGCCGGTTGTTGCCACAGTGATACAGAATATCGAAGCCGATGGCAAATCCAGCTTCGTCATCGAGCCTCCCGGAGCGGAACAGGAGGAAG ATGATCTAGTGACAGCGTTGGACTCGCAGTTCTCTTTTTCCGAACTCAATCACAATGAATTGGATCGTCCAAACGGCCCGAATTCGGCTCCGACGATGGACGATTATAACGAGTTGCTGGAGCTGGCTGCGCAAGGTGGAATACAGTTCGTTCGTGCCACAGAAGATGGTCGTTACGAG GTTATGACGAGCAACGAGGCCCGCGACTTAATGGCGCAGAATTCCCACGACGTAACGATTCTTGACGGCGAACAGGCGGACGCCATCAATCTCGCGAATATACGCAATAACGGTGACGTCATCATCGGCGACAACGATAATCAGATCATGGTCCTGGAATCTGACCAGAAATCCAACAGTATGTCAATGGACGGTATCGAGATTCTCGAGGACAAAGACATCAGGATTCTCGAGGGCAAGAGCTTCGACGATCGTTTCGCGGATGGTATAACATTCCTCTCCCAGACGAAAATTGACGATCTCTTGCTGGGTCCCAAATCACTGACTATCGACGGCGACAGCGGCTTAGCCGTGCATGACGATG CAATGGCCGTACCGTCGAGCCAGCAGGACCTAACGAGCATCTTGGGCCACTCCTCGAATCTATCCAGCTCGCAGTCCTCGTTATCGTCTCTGTTAATGAAGAACCATCCGCCATTGCCGCTATTGAATGAGACACTTCCGTATCTGAAGAGCAGTCAGAGCTTCGCGGAAGATCTAGATATTCTCGGCGTCTCCCCTGTGGAAGATCATCACTCGGAATACGATTCGAAGATGAAACTATCCTCGGTCTTCGACGACGACTGTGATACTGGTTTAATATCTTTCGGTCAATCGGACATAAAGATGTTCGACTCCGGGAATCAGTGTGTTAAG CCTTTCAACAGTAAGTTGACGCTGCCACCTCCAAGGATATTTCCTCCTGCTATGAACGATGTAAAGATTTTAGGACCGAAAAATCATAATCATGAATTGGCCACTTCGCATTATCAAGACAGAGTCTTTAGTCCGTTCGAGCAGTTCCTTAAGAGTATACAGACGAATGGCACACCTAATGCCGTCGACATGTTAGAAGGATGCAAGAAAGAAGTAAAGATACTCGGTAAAAAGCTGGGCACCGGTATTATCACTACTACTGAAGAGGGAGACGTCGTAGAAGTTGTCGACGACAAGAAATTT GAGATGGGCAGTGCAGTGGATTTCTGCGACAACGTCATGCAGCAGTGCGCGACCGTGTCGCCGCAACGATTGCACCGACAGCCGATGGAGAACGCCGCGGACAGCTTCTTGCTCCAA GCTGGCAGCCCCTGCGGCACAGATTTTCTGAATTTCGGCAATCGCTTCGCCGGGAAGGATATGTCGCCCGACGGTCATCTCGACAGAACCCGAAAAGAAGATCGCGAGGATAGTTTCGCGCCCGGAGAAGTGTTGGATCTAGACTGA
- the LOC105671946 gene encoding uncharacterized protein isoform X2 produces MPGLGPAVDQPLIQMINRGEGFINENDLRSCKIASKSDCVDLDAAIDSEVINIDGTVTKLLGKDALRYKILEQSASTPDESVVVYSRSVAEGPSSSKTRLIDKDDPRSRLHFVKYLKRDGKTLKIWECGICSKEFRHQYTLMRHLPTHTDERNFKCDTCGKAFRQLSTLSQHKAIHSDARPYVCEFCKKTFNRVSTLISHRKTHSEHKPHKCHVCGKGFHQKGNLRNHVFTHTNERPYKCELCGKGFNQMSNLVCHKVKAHAHTDKSMKYSCGICGKDFPRRFALRSHEEYKHGIKYRSNVQPAVKESNNAKNKNVRIIQLSNGDRNHISVSKEKDYFGSSDLMDSIVIDKIDTKAMEMAMLEGQMPFALYKPAKGIPVLVKISPTASNKHILTPATAEDLRMTGKITLNSIETADVDGNKAVQVKVPVVATVIQNIEADGKSSFVIEPPGAEQEEDDLVTALDSQFSFSELNHNELDRPNGPNSAPTMDDYNELLELAAQGGIQFVRATEDGRYEVMTSNEARDLMAQNSHDVTILDGEQADAINLANIRNNGDVIIGDNDNQIMVLESDQKSNSMSMDGIEILEDKDIRILEGKSFDDRFADGITFLSQTKIDDLLLGPKSLTIDGDSGLAVHDDAMAVPSSQQDLTSILGHSSNLSSSQSSLSSLLMKNHPPLPLLNETLPYLKSSQSFAEDLDILGVSPVEDHHSEYDSKMKLSSVFDDDCDTGLISFGQSDIKMFDSGNQCVKPFNSKLTLPPPRIFPPAMNDVKILGPKNHNHELATSHYQDRVFSPFEQFLKSIQTNGTPNAVDMLEGCKKEVKILGKKLGTGIITTTEEGDVVEVVDDKKFEMGSAVDFCDNVMQQCATVSPQRLHRQPMENAADSFLLQAGSPCGTDFLNFGNRFAGKDMSPDGHLDRTRKEDREDSFAPGEVLDLD; encoded by the exons ATGCCAGGATTAGGACCTGCCGTCGACCAACCATTGATCCAGATGATTAATCGCGGCGAAGGTTTTATCAATGAGAACGATTTGCGATCGTGTAAAATCGCATCCAAAAGCGACTGTGTGGACCTAGATGCAGCCATAGACTCCGAGGTGATCAATATCGACGGCACCGTCACGAAACTCCTCGGCAAGGACGCGTTAAGGTACAAA ATTCTCGAGCAAAGTGCCAGTACGCCAGACGAGAGTGTGGTTGTATATTCACGTTCTGTTGCCGAAGGGCCTTCCTCCTCAAAAACCCGTCTTATCGATAAGGATGATCCGCGATCCAGGTTgcattttgtgaaatatctcAAACGGGACGGGAAAACGCTCAAGATCTGGGAATGCGGCATTT GTTCAAAAGAGTTCCGCCATCAGTACACCTTGATGAGACACTTGCCGACTCACACCGACGAGAGAAACTTTAAATGCGATACTTGTGGCAAGGCTTTCCGCCAGTTGTCAACATTGAGTCAGCATAAGGCTATACACAGCGACGCCAGGCCCTACGTGTGCGAGTTTTGCAAGAAAACGTTTAACAG GGTGTCCACGTTGATTTCCCACCGGAAAACTCATTCCGAACATAAGCCGCACAAGTGTCACGTATGTGGCAAAGGATTTCATCAAAAGG GCAATCTACGTAACCACGTGTTTACGCACACGAACGAACGACCTTACAAGTGCGAGCTCTGCGGCAAGGGCTTCAATCAGATGTCGAATTTGGTCTGTCACAAGGTAAAGGCGCACGCACACACCGATAAGAGTATGAAATACTCGTGCGGAATATGCGGAAAGGACTTTCCGCGCAGATTTGCTTTGCGGTCGCACGAGGAGTACAAGCACGGCATAAAGTATCGAAGCAACGTGCAGCCCGCCGTGAAGGAGTCCAATAATGCCAAAAA CAAGAACGTTAGGATCATACAATTGTCCAATGGCGATCGGAATCACATTAGCGTAAGCAAAGAGAAGGATTATTTCGGCTCG TCGGATTTAATGGATAGTATCGTGATAGATAAGATCGATACGAAAGCGATGGAAATGGCGATGCTCGAAGGCCAGATGCCTTTCGCTCTCTATAAACCCGCGAAAGGTATACCGGTTCTCGTTAAAATTTCGCCCACTGCCAGTAATAAGCAT ATACTCACACCTGCGACTGCCGAGGATTTACGAATGACAGGAAAAATTACTCTAAATTCTATCGAGACTGCAGACGTTGATGGTAATAAGGCGGTTCAGGTAAAAGTGCCGGTTGTTGCCACAGTGATACAGAATATCGAAGCCGATGGCAAATCCAGCTTCGTCATCGAGCCTCCCGGAGCGGAACAGGAGGAAG ATGATCTAGTGACAGCGTTGGACTCGCAGTTCTCTTTTTCCGAACTCAATCACAATGAATTGGATCGTCCAAACGGCCCGAATTCGGCTCCGACGATGGACGATTATAACGAGTTGCTGGAGCTGGCTGCGCAAGGTGGAATACAGTTCGTTCGTGCCACAGAAGATGGTCGTTACGAG GTTATGACGAGCAACGAGGCCCGCGACTTAATGGCGCAGAATTCCCACGACGTAACGATTCTTGACGGCGAACAGGCGGACGCCATCAATCTCGCGAATATACGCAATAACGGTGACGTCATCATCGGCGACAACGATAATCAGATCATGGTCCTGGAATCTGACCAGAAATCCAACAGTATGTCAATGGACGGTATCGAGATTCTCGAGGACAAAGACATCAGGATTCTCGAGGGCAAGAGCTTCGACGATCGTTTCGCGGATGGTATAACATTCCTCTCCCAGACGAAAATTGACGATCTCTTGCTGGGTCCCAAATCACTGACTATCGACGGCGACAGCGGCTTAGCCGTGCATGACGATG CAATGGCCGTACCGTCGAGCCAGCAGGACCTAACGAGCATCTTGGGCCACTCCTCGAATCTATCCAGCTCGCAGTCCTCGTTATCGTCTCTGTTAATGAAGAACCATCCGCCATTGCCGCTATTGAATGAGACACTTCCGTATCTGAAGAGCAGTCAGAGCTTCGCGGAAGATCTAGATATTCTCGGCGTCTCCCCTGTGGAAGATCATCACTCGGAATACGATTCGAAGATGAAACTATCCTCGGTCTTCGACGACGACTGTGATACTGGTTTAATATCTTTCGGTCAATCGGACATAAAGATGTTCGACTCCGGGAATCAGTGTGTTAAG CCTTTCAACAGTAAGTTGACGCTGCCACCTCCAAGGATATTTCCTCCTGCTATGAACGATGTAAAGATTTTAGGACCGAAAAATCATAATCATGAATTGGCCACTTCGCATTATCAAGACAGAGTCTTTAGTCCGTTCGAGCAGTTCCTTAAGAGTATACAGACGAATGGCACACCTAATGCCGTCGACATGTTAGAAGGATGCAAGAAAGAAGTAAAGATACTCGGTAAAAAGCTGGGCACCGGTATTATCACTACTACTGAAGAGGGAGACGTCGTAGAAGTTGTCGACGACAAGAAATTT GAGATGGGCAGTGCAGTGGATTTCTGCGACAACGTCATGCAGCAGTGCGCGACCGTGTCGCCGCAACGATTGCACCGACAGCCGATGGAGAACGCCGCGGACAGCTTCTTGCTCCAA GCTGGCAGCCCCTGCGGCACAGATTTTCTGAATTTCGGCAATCGCTTCGCCGGGAAGGATATGTCGCCCGACGGTCATCTCGACAGAACCCGAAAAGAAGATCGCGAGGATAGTTTCGCGCCCGGAGAAGTGTTGGATCTAGACTGA